A genome region from Triticum aestivum cultivar Chinese Spring chromosome 2B, IWGSC CS RefSeq v2.1, whole genome shotgun sequence includes the following:
- the LOC123041566 gene encoding inactive LRR receptor-like serine/threonine-protein kinase BIR2, whose amino-acid sequence MSPLLLLLLALAIPLALATPGSASGIQEDDVRCLRGVKSGLKDPDGRLSSWTFGNTSSGAVCDFPGITCWNPQESRVLGLSLAGFGVQGTVPSALKYCRSTNILDLSKNALEGPIPPALCDWLPYLVVLDLSGNRFSGPLPSELANCRYLNSLKLSHNNFSGQIPASLSRLERLKTLDLSENRLDGQIPPQLGATFPKESFSGNPGLCGRPVSSYCGRD is encoded by the coding sequence ATGtctcccttgcttctccttctcctggcTCTAGCCATCCCCCTAGCGCTAGCCACGCCGGGGTCGGCGTCGGGGATCCAGGAGGACGACGTACGGTGCCTACGCGGCGTCAAGAGCGGTCTCAAGGACCCCGACGGCCGCCTCTCGTCGTGGACCTTCGGCAACACCTCGTCGGGCGCCGTCTGCGACTTCCCCGGAATCACCTGCTGGAACCCGCAGGAGTCGCGCGTCCTCGGGCTCTCGCTCGCCGGCTTCGGCGTCCAGGGCACCGTCCCCTCCGCGCTCAAATACTGCCGGTCCACCAACATTCTCGACCTCTCGAAGAACGCGCTCGAGGGGCCGATCCCGCCCGCGCTCTGCGACTGGCTCCCCTACctcgtcgtcctcgacctctccggCAACCGCTTCTCCGGGCCGCTCCCCTCCGAGCTCGCCAACTGCCGCTACCTCAACTCCCTCAAGCTCAGCCACAACAACTTCTCCGGCCAGATCCCCGCGTCTCTCTCGCGGCTGGAACGGCTCAAGACGCTCGACCTCTCTGAGAACCGGCTCGACGGCCAGATCCCGCCCCAGCTCGGCGCGACATTCCCCAAGGAGTCCTTCTCCGGGAACCCGGGCCTGTGTGGACGCCCTGTGTCCTCGTACTGCGGCCGCGATTAG